AAACCCACTTCTTATTAATGAAATGAAACTATGATGTGTATTTTATCATAGGTTTCTTTAATTCAATCATCGAGATGGTTAGTttaaaatgaaatgaaacaaaTACCATGTTCTTGTTATAAGAAATTGAATACTCTGTTTATTTACCGTTACTCATCGATTATAGCTTCTATCAGAATTTTCATGTAGTTCCCAACTAAAATTTCATGTAACTGATTTTTTTGATGTTGGTGTTAAACGTTGACAACAGGGTCATCGAAAATTTCTCCTAAACCGAGTCAGCCATCTCGACTCTCAAGCCTCATAATACCCTCTTACAGCAACAGAAGCTTCACTAGTTCATGGTCAGTTCATACACCAAGACGTGAAGGAGAGCTCTTACCTTCTCCAACACTAAAGGCCTTTACATTCAACGAGCTCAAAACCGCCACTAGAAACTTCAAACCCAACAATCTTATCGGTGAAGGCGGTTTTGGTTATGTCTATAAAGGTTGGATTGGTGAGCAGTCTTTGTCGCCTTCGAAACCAGGGTCAGGTATGGTTGTTGCAGTCAAGAAACTTAAATCAGAAGGGTTTCAAGGACACAAAGAGTGGTTGGTAAGTTCATAATCCTTAATATGTTTCCTTTAGATCACTCTTACTTAATTTATGGAATGTCTAGcacaaattaaataataataagaaaaatgttGGTGAGTTTCAGACTGAGGTTCATTATCTAGGGAGGCTTCATCACATGAATCTTGTGAAGCTCATTGGATTTTGCTTGGAAGGAGAGAAGCGGCTTTTGGTTTACGAGTACATGCCCAAAGGAAGCCTTGAGAATCATCTGTTTAGAAGTAGGTAGCTATATTTAGATGGAGCTGATCTAGTTACATTCAAgttaattataatgaaaatctaaaatatgatttattagTTTTCTTGATGTTTCTTGCTTGTTTGTGTAGGAGGCGCAGATCCGATTCCGTGGAAGACTAGGATGAAAGTTGCAATAAGTGCAGCTAGAGGACTTGCTTTCCTCCACGAAGCTAAAGTCATATACCGTGACTTCAAGGCCTCTAATATTCTACTTGATTCGGTACACCACCTACTAACATAAACTGAATATTTTAAACACTTACAAAGAATATTTCACAATTGCCTAgatataattgattaaatttataggAAGTGTTTCTCCAATTAATGAAATTAATTTGTGAATGCAGGAGTTCAATGCAAAGCTATCTGATTTCGGATTAGCAAAAGCAGGACCAACAGGAGATAGAACccatgtgacaactcaagtgatGGGAACACAAGGCTATGCTGCACCTGAATACATAGCAACGGGCCGTTTAACTGCCAAGAGCGATGTCTATAGCTTTGGAGTGGTGCTGCTCGAACTACTCTCGGGACGTCCCACGGTAGATAAATCGAAAGTAGGAGTGGAACAGAATCTGGTGGATTGGGCAATACCTTATTTGGTGGACAGGAGAAAAGTGTTTAGAATAATGGACACAAAGCTTGGAGGGCGATACCCTCACAAAGGGGC
This Brassica napus cultivar Da-Ae chromosome C6, Da-Ae, whole genome shotgun sequence DNA region includes the following protein-coding sequences:
- the LOC106403065 gene encoding probable serine/threonine-protein kinase PBL18, whose protein sequence is MGNCLDSPARVDNRESSFGGSSKISPKPSQPSRLSSLIIPSYSNRSFTSSWSVHTPRREGELLPSPTLKAFTFNELKTATRNFKPNNLIGEGGFGYVYKGWIGEQSLSPSKPGSGMVVAVKKLKSEGFQGHKEWLTEVHYLGRLHHMNLVKLIGFCLEGEKRLLVYEYMPKGSLENHLFRRGADPIPWKTRMKVAISAARGLAFLHEAKVIYRDFKASNILLDSEFNAKLSDFGLAKAGPTGDRTHVTTQVMGTQGYAAPEYIATGRLTAKSDVYSFGVVLLELLSGRPTVDKSKVGVEQNLVDWAIPYLVDRRKVFRIMDTKLGGRYPHKGACAAANVALRCLNTEAKLRPEMSDVLSTLQQLETLTKTGSTPNAIMSPSSVSENRVRSLRLR